In Verrucomicrobiota bacterium JB022, the sequence GTCAGCGGCACACCCCAGGCGAGGTAGCGCTCGGCGAGGTCTTCGGGCATCTGATAGACGATGCCAAACCAGCGAGCGGCGTCGTTGTTCACGTCGCTCAACACCTGAAATTCCAGCCCATGCTTCTCCGCGGTCGAGAGCGCGCCGTCGGGTGCGTCGGGCGAGATGGCGACCAGTTGCGCGCCCGTTTTCTTCAACTCGGGCAAGTGCTGCTGCATGATCGCGAGCTGGAGATTGCAGTAGGGGCACCAGCCGCCACGGTAAAAGGTCACGACCACGGGCCCATCCTGGAGCAGCTCGCTCAATTGCACCGTCTGCCCGGTGGCGTTGGGTAGGGCGAAGTTGGGGGCGCGGTCGCCAACCTGCAAGGCATGCTTCACGATGCCCTGTTCGCGCAGTTGCTGGAAAGCCTGGTCGGTCAAGTCCTTGGTGCGCTGGTCGATCTGGCTGGCCGCCGCCTTCTTTTGGGCTTCGAGCTGGGCCTTCAGGGATTTTTCGGCTTGTAGGCCGGTAAACAGCCCCAGCACGCAGGCGAGAGCGGAGAGACGGGAGAGGGAAGCAAAGGATCGCATAAGAAGAATAAGAACGCGTTGGGCGTTCACTATTCCCTGGACCGTCGCTTTGTCTACTGTTCTTTCACCGCCCAGAGCAAAAAGGGGCTCGGGCGCTGGGTGCCGGCCGGCTTGAGCGTCTCGACTTTCATGCCCGGTTGCGCGGCCAACCACCGCTCGACTTCGTCCGCTTCCTCTGCGCCTGCCGAGTGCCCGGGGTAGCAGATCACGCTCAATACGCCCCTCGTGCGCAAGCAATGCACCGCCTGTGCAAGCGCCTGCAGCGTGCTGGGCGTATGGGTGGTAACGGCCTTGTCGCCACTGGGAAGGTAGCCGAGGTTGAACATAGCGAGGGCGATCTGCCCATGCACCTTTTCGGGCACATACTGGGCCAGCGCGGCATGGCTGGCCTCGATCAGCGTCACATTATCGGCCATGCCATGCGCGACCAGCAGCGCACGGGTCCGCTCGATCGCCACGGCCTGCAGGTCGAAGGCCCAGACGTGGCCGGCGTCGCCCACGCATTCGGA encodes:
- a CDS encoding peroxiredoxin-like family protein, with product MRSFASLSRLSALACVLGLFTGLQAEKSLKAQLEAQKKAAASQIDQRTKDLTDQAFQQLREQGIVKHALQVGDRAPNFALPNATGQTVQLSELLQDGPVVVTFYRGGWCPYCNLQLAIMQQHLPELKKTGAQLVAISPDAPDGALSTAEKHGLEFQVLSDVNNDAARWFGIVYQMPEDLAERYLAWGVPLTPKRNSPGTYELPLAATYVIDTDGIIKWAFLDVDYTKRAEPADVVAAAKRL
- a CDS encoding class I SAM-dependent methyltransferase, which codes for MLRVTEEAHVRVKALLREGDFVVDATAGNGHDTRLLSECVGDAGHVWAFDLQAVAIERTRALLVAHGMADNVTLIEASHAALAQYVPEKVHGQIALAMFNLGYLPSGDKAVTTHTPSTLQALAQAVHCLRTRGVLSVICYPGHSAGAEEADEVERWLAAQPGMKVETLKPAGTQRPSPFLLWAVKEQ